The genomic segment CGCCGCCGCGCACGTCGACGGCCGCCGTCGCACCGCCGGGAGCCCGGACGACCGTACAGCCGGTGGCGGCCCCGGTTCCCCGGGTCACCTCCGCGTCCAGGGCCTGGTGGTGACCGACGAGCAACCCGGCGACATCGGTCAAGGCGTTGCGGGGCCCGGTTTCGATCTTCATCAGGAGGTCATCGCCTGCAGCAGGGAGTCCTGCATCCAGGTGAGCCAGTGGTACACGTCCAGGTGCGGGGCGCGGGGATCGTGCGGATCGAGGTGGTCGGGTGTGTCGGCATCCACGCCGAGGGCCGTGCCCAGGGCCAGCCGGACGTCGTTGAGGGCGATCAGCCACGCGTCGGCCTGTTCCGGGGTGATCAGGATCTTGCCGCCCTGAGCGGGCAGCGTATCCAGTACCACCGAGCCGGCGGCCACCTTCGCCTCGATGATGTCGGGCTCGTGCAGGCTGCGCAGCGCGCTGTTGAGATCCGCACGGTCGGCGTCCGGCGAGCCGGGTTCACTGCGATGGAATTCGGGTAGCAGCCGGGCCAGTCTCGGGTCGTCCGGCGGATTGCTGTTGCCGGTCCGTAACCCGGTGAGGGCGGCCAGATCGTCTTCCGGGGCGGATCGGGCCCGATCGGCGAGCAGGCCGGTCACCGCGCCCACCAGCGAACGCAGTACCTCGGCCTCCCGCGCATCCATTTCGGACCGCAGCTTGAGCCCGCTCAGCGAGTTCTTCCTGCTCCATTTGCGCACGGGTTTACGGTAGTCGCCCCGATTACTCGTCACGCTGCATGGTGGCCCACAGGCCTGCCGCGTGTAGTCGCTGGACGTCGTGCTCCATCTTGTCCCGGGAACCGGAGGAGACGACCGCCTTGCCCTCGTTGTGGACCTTGAGCATGAGCT from the Nocardia sp. BMG111209 genome contains:
- a CDS encoding DUF2017 domain-containing protein, yielding MRKWSRKNSLSGLKLRSEMDAREAEVLRSLVGAVTGLLADRARSAPEDDLAALTGLRTGNSNPPDDPRLARLLPEFHRSEPGSPDADRADLNSALRSLHEPDIIEAKVAAGSVVLDTLPAQGGKILITPEQADAWLIALNDVRLALGTALGVDADTPDHLDPHDPRAPHLDVYHWLTWMQDSLLQAMTS